The Amblyomma americanum isolate KBUSLIRL-KWMA chromosome 5, ASM5285725v1, whole genome shotgun sequence genome window below encodes:
- the LOC144132831 gene encoding thiol S-methyltransferase TMT1A-like — translation MAWIDSVLASLLHNVFLPLIVLTVCLRYALQRDYTARRLKLQAWLSNYMSYRETGAMLEAKEILFSKLDSIVSRDWYLRNLGLIRILEIGAGSGSNLAFYPRNCHLVAVDSNPYTASYLRRKLTRVPVLLEMFLVQNGGSLNNVKSRYVDAVVTTHVLCGVKDLDAILKEIARVLAPGGKFFYVEHMRHDPGDWRRYVQMLVNPLWRRLFNGCSLTQDLHDGIQNSAHFASVSQCKVYSARSKFVGIFLNPVLVGIATKREFVHRRPVKLSNAFLTTRAM, via the exons ATGGCATGGATCGACTCCGTCCTCGCGTCCCTCCTGCACAACGTCTTCCTCCCTCTGATCGTGCTCACAGTTTGCCTCAGGTACGCGTTGCAACGCGACTACACCGCGAGACGACTCAAGCTCCAAGCGTGGCTCTCCAACTACATGTCGTACCGGGAGACCGGGGCCATGCTCGAAGCCAAGGAGATCCTCTTCAGCAAGCTCGATTCCATCGTCTCGCGCGACTGGTACCTGCGTAACCTGGGGCTCATCCGAATCCTCGAGATCGGTGCCGGCTCCGGTTCGAATCTCGCCTTCTACCCTCGGAACTGTCACCTAGTCGCGGTGGACAGCAACCCGTACACGGCCTCTTATCTTCGGCGAAAGTTGACGCGCGTCCCGGTGCTCCTGGAGATGTTCTTGGTGCAGAACGGCGGCTCCCTGAACAATGTCAAGAGCCGGTACGTCGACGCCGTGGTCACCACTcacgtgctgtgcggtgtcaagGACCTGGATGCGATCCTCAAGGAGATCGCGCGCGTGCTGGCGCCG GGGGGGAAATTCTTCTACGTGGAACACATGCGGcatgatcccggtgactggcgccGCTATGTTCAGATGCTCGTGAACCCACTCTGGCGGAGGCTGTTCAACGGCTGCAGTCTAACACAGGACTTGCACGATGGCATCCAGAACTCTGCGCACTTTGCCTCAGTGTCACAGTGCAAGGTCTACTCAGCACGGAGCAAGTTTGTCGGCATCTTTCTCAACCCGGTCCTGGTGGGGATCGCAACCAAGAGGGAGTTCGTGCACCGGAGGCCAGTGAAGTTGAGCAACGCATTTCTGACTACCCGGGCCATGTAG